A single region of the Marinobacter nanhaiticus D15-8W genome encodes:
- a CDS encoding copper chaperone PCu(A)C, with protein MKAANCLVHIATLACVVLATSAALAQESPHHGIQVDHPWARPTPPVKPINGAAYFTIKNHGDKSVVLEGVSTPVTGMASIHRTREEAGTMRMDAVEGGLEIPAGGTVRFEPNGYHVMLMGLDEPLKEGESFSLTLEFVHRDDIELDVQIEHGPSSAPGGEMSGHHR; from the coding sequence ATGAAAGCAGCAAATTGTCTTGTGCATATCGCAACGCTGGCGTGTGTCGTCTTGGCTACGTCGGCCGCGCTTGCCCAGGAATCTCCTCACCATGGGATCCAGGTCGACCATCCATGGGCCCGACCCACGCCACCGGTAAAACCGATCAACGGCGCCGCTTATTTCACGATCAAAAACCACGGCGACAAGTCGGTTGTGCTCGAAGGGGTCAGTACGCCCGTTACCGGTATGGCCAGTATCCATCGGACCCGCGAAGAGGCCGGCACCATGCGTATGGATGCGGTCGAAGGTGGCTTGGAAATTCCGGCAGGCGGGACCGTCCGGTTCGAACCCAATGGCTACCACGTCATGCTGATGGGGCTTGATGAGCCCCTGAAGGAGGGCGAGTCTTTTTCGCTGACGCTGGAATTCGTCCATCGAGACGATATCGAATTAGATGTCCAGATCGAACATGGCCCCTCCAGTGCGCCCGGGGGCGAAATGTCCGGGCATCATCGTTAG